From the genome of Deinococcota bacterium, one region includes:
- a CDS encoding ABC transporter substrate-binding protein, whose protein sequence is MKRWLVFLLAVTILGGLASAQRVNVLCSPDLAWCEALGPAFGEATGGELEFIRVSSQDALARIRAEAANPVFDVWFGGTGDPHLIAAREGLTEFYRPSVWEDLLPSLREAVADEYIPLYAGALGFVVNEQVVEEQGLTVPTSWRDLADPQYRGLIAMPDPNSSGTGYTIIATLVQIFGEDEAFELLADIHQNIAQYTSSGSAPGQLAGRGEVAVAIQFMHDGVKFAQQGFPLLVLAPEEGTGYEIGGISLLAGAPNREAAIAFIEWALTPEAQAIAAEQGDSYQVQTNMGTPVSPLAPDLDSINLIDYDFDRFGTLEVRDALVARWTNEIFPTPR, encoded by the coding sequence ATGAAGCGATGGTTGGTTTTCTTGCTGGCGGTTACTATTCTGGGCGGGCTGGCCTCGGCGCAGCGCGTCAACGTCCTTTGCAGCCCCGACCTGGCCTGGTGCGAGGCGCTGGGCCCGGCCTTTGGCGAGGCGACGGGCGGCGAGCTCGAGTTCATTCGCGTCAGCTCGCAAGACGCGCTGGCTCGCATTCGCGCCGAGGCGGCCAACCCGGTCTTCGACGTGTGGTTCGGCGGCACCGGCGACCCGCACCTGATCGCCGCCCGCGAGGGCCTCACCGAGTTCTACCGGCCCTCGGTTTGGGAGGACCTCCTCCCCAGCCTGCGCGAGGCCGTCGCCGACGAGTACATTCCGCTCTACGCCGGGGCGCTCGGCTTCGTCGTCAACGAGCAGGTCGTCGAGGAGCAAGGGCTTACGGTGCCGACGAGCTGGCGCGACCTGGCCGACCCGCAGTATCGCGGCCTCATCGCCATGCCCGACCCCAACTCCTCGGGAACGGGCTACACCATCATCGCCACCCTAGTGCAGATCTTCGGCGAGGATGAAGCCTTTGAGCTTCTGGCCGACATCCACCAGAACATCGCCCAGTACACCTCGTCGGGCAGCGCGCCGGGGCAGCTCGCCGGCCGCGGCGAGGTGGCCGTGGCGATTCAGTTCATGCACGACGGCGTCAAGTTCGCCCAACAGGGCTTTCCGCTGCTCGTCTTGGCCCCCGAGGAGGGCACGGGCTACGAGATCGGCGGCATCAGCCTCCTTGCGGGCGCGCCCAACCGCGAGGCGGCCATAGCGTTCATCGAGTGGGCACTGACGCCCGAGGCGCAGGCCATCGCCGCCGAACAGGGCGACTCCTACCAGGTGCAGACCAACATGGGCACCCCGGTCTCGCCGCTGGCGCCGGACTTGGACAGCATCAACCTGATCGACTACGACTTTGACCGCTTCGGCACGCTCGAGGTGCGCGACGCCCTGGTGGCGCGCTGGACGAACGAGATCTTTCCGACGCCGCGTTAG
- a CDS encoding iron ABC transporter permease: MRRAFALAAPGSRRGPAVSGAWLPAALAVAGFLLLPFGRPGRPFLPLDAAYAPWNLGSPWLWLVLAFALAALLVSVLPLRTAQRGDLVALFAALGLVAGLAWLVVTAIPFGLGALVSLGALLTATGYGLSESGRVYGDPFIAVSILFVTLFVVLFIVYPLLTVLRGAIVIDGRLSLAQLQTTLSHPLFFFLDNPRSARDELGLTGLFSLLGALLLGTLAAFRRASLGRVLVQLLLGGVLGGLAGVMVYGRGALPTSLLLVVIVAPSCTLLGLAFALLGQRARWRPLGRSLGVMGLLPIITPPFILAFAMIFLLGRRGLITYGVFDISSNAIYGVPGVALAQILAFTPVAYLILRGSLASLNPALEEAAQTLGAGRWHLLRTVTWPLLRPGLTAAFLLSMIESLADFGNPLILGGDRNFLATEVFLALTGRYNPSEAAAYGVVLLALVLLAFFAQRWWLGAGSFVTVTGKPSAGAFARLPALLEAALLAVFAVWTALVLALYASIIVGSFTQLWGVNYAFTTQHYRDFMRAGWPVLLYTARVAAISAVPAMLLGGLIAYLVVRHRFFGRRFVEFGSLLSFATPGTVMGVAYIFAFNTGPWLLTASAVIIVLALVFRNMPVSIRAATAGLAQLDVSLEEASTMLRARSLVTFRRILLPLLANTLVTGLIFAFVSAMTAVSQVIFLVSPGNQLATVLLLGWVEQGQLGRAAAMGTVLIVSMLSLILLVLFLAQRLGAKHTGGAQ, from the coding sequence ATGAGGCGCGCCTTTGCCTTGGCCGCGCCGGGGTCGCGCCGGGGCCCGGCCGTCAGCGGCGCCTGGCTGCCGGCGGCGCTCGCCGTAGCCGGTTTCTTGCTCTTGCCCTTTGGCCGCCCCGGCCGCCCTTTCTTGCCGCTCGACGCGGCCTACGCGCCCTGGAACCTCGGCAGCCCCTGGCTGTGGCTGGTGCTCGCCTTTGCGCTCGCCGCGCTGCTCGTCAGCGTTCTGCCGCTGAGGACCGCGCAGCGCGGCGACCTGGTCGCGCTCTTTGCCGCGCTGGGCCTCGTGGCGGGGCTCGCTTGGCTCGTCGTCACCGCCATTCCCTTCGGTTTGGGCGCGCTCGTCTCGCTGGGCGCGCTGCTTACCGCGACGGGCTACGGGCTCAGCGAGTCCGGCCGGGTCTACGGCGATCCCTTTATCGCCGTCAGCATCCTCTTCGTGACGCTCTTCGTGGTGCTCTTTATCGTCTACCCGCTCCTTACTGTCCTGCGCGGCGCCATCGTCATCGACGGACGGCTCTCGCTGGCGCAGCTTCAGACGACCTTGAGCCACCCGCTCTTTTTCTTTCTCGATAATCCTCGCAGCGCCCGCGATGAGCTCGGGCTGACGGGTCTGTTCAGCCTGCTGGGCGCGCTCTTGCTGGGGACACTGGCGGCGTTCAGGCGCGCGTCGCTGGGCCGCGTGCTGGTTCAGCTGCTGCTCGGCGGGGTCCTGGGCGGGCTCGCGGGGGTGATGGTTTACGGCCGCGGCGCCCTGCCGACGAGCCTGCTGCTCGTGGTGATCGTGGCGCCCTCGTGCACGCTTCTGGGCCTGGCCTTCGCGCTTCTGGGGCAGCGGGCGCGCTGGCGGCCGCTGGGCCGCTCGCTCGGGGTGATGGGTCTCTTGCCGATCATCACCCCGCCTTTCATCCTGGCCTTTGCGATGATCTTTCTCCTGGGGCGGCGGGGTCTTATCACCTACGGTGTCTTCGATATCTCCTCGAACGCCATCTACGGCGTTCCCGGCGTGGCCTTGGCTCAGATCCTGGCCTTTACGCCGGTGGCCTACCTCATCTTGCGCGGCTCGCTCGCCTCCTTGAACCCGGCCTTGGAGGAGGCGGCGCAGACGCTCGGCGCGGGACGGTGGCACCTCCTGCGCACCGTCACCTGGCCGCTCCTGCGCCCCGGCCTCACCGCGGCCTTTTTGCTCAGCATGATCGAGTCCTTGGCCGACTTTGGCAACCCGCTGATCCTGGGCGGCGACCGCAACTTTCTCGCTACCGAGGTCTTTTTGGCCTTGACCGGCCGTTACAACCCGAGCGAGGCGGCCGCTTACGGTGTGGTCTTGCTGGCCTTGGTGCTGCTGGCCTTTTTCGCGCAGCGCTGGTGGCTGGGCGCGGGCTCCTTCGTCACGGTCACCGGCAAGCCGAGCGCCGGCGCCTTCGCGCGCCTGCCGGCCCTGCTCGAGGCCGCCCTGCTGGCCGTCTTTGCGGTCTGGACGGCCCTGGTCTTGGCGCTTTACGCCTCGATCATCGTGGGCTCGTTCACGCAGCTCTGGGGCGTCAACTACGCCTTCACTACCCAGCACTACCGGGACTTCATGCGGGCGGGCTGGCCGGTCCTGCTCTACACCGCTAGAGTGGCCGCCATCAGCGCCGTGCCCGCCATGCTCCTGGGCGGGCTGATCGCCTACCTGGTCGTCCGGCACCGCTTTTTCGGGAGGCGCTTCGTCGAGTTCGGCTCCTTGCTGTCCTTCGCCACGCCCGGCACGGTTATGGGGGTGGCTTACATCTTCGCCTTCAACACCGGCCCCTGGCTGCTCACAGCCAGCGCGGTGATCATCGTCCTGGCCCTGGTCTTTCGCAACATGCCGGTGTCTATTCGCGCGGCGACGGCCGGGCTCGCGCAACTCGACGTCAGCCTCGAGGAAGCCTCCACCATGCTGCGCGCGCGCTCCTTGGTGACCTTCAGGCGCATCCTCCTGCCGCTGCTCGCCAACACGCTGGTGACCGGTTTGATCTTCGCCTTCGTGAGCGCCATGACCGCGGTAAGCCAGGTCATCTTCCTGGTGAGCCCCGGCAACCAGCTCGCCACGGTCTTGCTGCTCGGCTGGGTCGAGCAGGGCCAGCTCGGCCGCGCCGCGGCGATGGGGACGGTCCTCATCGTGTCGATGCTCAGCCTCATCCTGCTCGTCCTCTTTCTGGCGCAGCGCCTGGGCGCCAAGCACACTGGAGGTGCCCAGTGA
- a CDS encoding ABC transporter ATP-binding protein, translating to MTPPMTLPATPPATLQQLPAAPVTLRGLVKRFASSRRGGGVVAVDHVDLAIETGELVTLLGPSGCGKTTTLRLIAGLERPDEGQILLDREDVTRQPAYLRDVTMVFQSYALFPHMSVFENVAYGLRVTRRPAEELHRRVGEALELVGLQGLEARAPSALSGGQQQRVALARALVMQPKVLLFDEPLSNLDAKLRRRVRDEIRQLQQRLGITSVYVTHDQEEALAISDRIVVMNGGRVEQVGTPHELYAAPRSRFVADFIGSANFLAGDYDGAAVTLGDYRFAHVQETAPGRVTVMVRPEAVQFAAEGLGARVRSAAYLGSATDFLFETPAGEVMAVMSGEGMSQARPGDEVRLTFKPAGIYLLPAEGATR from the coding sequence GTGACCCCGCCGATGACCCTGCCAGCGACCCCGCCAGCGACCCTGCAACAACTCCCCGCCGCGCCCGTCACCCTGCGAGGGCTCGTCAAACGCTTCGCCTCGAGCCGCCGGGGCGGCGGAGTCGTGGCGGTCGACCATGTGGACTTGGCGATCGAGACGGGCGAACTGGTCACGCTCTTGGGTCCGTCGGGCTGCGGCAAGACCACCACCCTGCGGCTGATAGCAGGACTCGAGCGCCCCGACGAGGGACAGATCCTGCTCGACCGCGAGGACGTGACCCGCCAGCCCGCCTATCTGCGCGACGTGACCATGGTCTTTCAGTCCTACGCGCTCTTTCCGCACATGAGCGTCTTTGAGAACGTCGCCTACGGCCTGCGGGTGACGCGCCGGCCCGCCGAGGAACTGCACCGCCGGGTGGGCGAGGCGCTCGAGCTCGTCGGCTTGCAGGGTCTGGAGGCGCGGGCGCCGAGCGCGCTGTCGGGCGGTCAGCAGCAGCGCGTGGCGCTCGCTCGAGCGCTCGTCATGCAGCCCAAGGTGCTCCTCTTCGACGAGCCCCTGTCCAACTTGGACGCCAAGCTGCGGCGGCGCGTGCGCGACGAGATCCGCCAGTTGCAACAGCGCCTCGGCATCACCAGCGTCTACGTCACCCACGACCAGGAGGAAGCGCTGGCGATCAGCGACCGCATCGTGGTCATGAACGGCGGGCGCGTCGAGCAGGTCGGCACGCCGCACGAGCTCTACGCGGCGCCAAGGAGCCGCTTCGTCGCCGACTTCATCGGCTCGGCCAACTTTCTCGCGGGTGACTACGACGGCGCGGCGGTCACGCTCGGCGACTACCGCTTCGCCCACGTTCAGGAGACGGCGCCCGGCAGGGTCACGGTGATGGTGAGGCCCGAGGCGGTGCAGTTCGCTGCCGAAGGGCTGGGGGCCAGGGTGCGGAGCGCTGCCTACTTGGGCTCGGCGACGGACTTTCTCTTCGAGACCCCAGCCGGCGAGGTGATGGCGGTGATGTCCGGCGAGGGCATGTCGCAGGCGCGGCCGGGCGACGAGGTCCGCTTGACCTTCAAGCCCGCGGGCATCTATCTCCTGCCCGCCGAGGGTGCGACGCGTTGA
- a CDS encoding RES family NAD+ phosphorylase, which yields MTRSYRLAYTDSLLAAFRPRGAQARWNSEGTVIVYTSEHPALAALEILNGWEVYANLRGYHLYRCTFETALVCETATSLDIHDRAATRTYGDAWVRKRESVALKVPSVAVAESSNYLFNPNHPDFLAKVKLEHLGPFSFDERVERLVQKSSNADGGDVPR from the coding sequence GTGACCAGAAGCTACCGGCTGGCCTACACAGATTCGCTTCTGGCCGCGTTCAGGCCTCGTGGCGCACAGGCGCGCTGGAACAGTGAAGGGACCGTCATCGTTTACACGTCGGAGCATCCCGCGCTCGCCGCTCTTGAGATCCTGAACGGCTGGGAAGTTTACGCGAACCTCAGAGGTTACCATCTCTACCGCTGCACGTTCGAAACCGCACTGGTATGCGAGACGGCAACGAGTCTTGATATCCATGACAGAGCGGCTACCCGCACATACGGGGACGCGTGGGTCAGAAAGCGAGAGAGTGTGGCGCTAAAGGTACCTTCCGTGGCGGTAGCAGAGAGCAGCAACTATCTCTTCAATCCTAATCACCCCGACTTCTTAGCCAAAGTCAAGCTCGAGCACCTCGGTCCGTTCAGTTTTGACGAGCGCGTGGAGAGACTTGTGCAGAAGTCTAGCAACGCTGACGGTGGTGACGTGCCACGCTAA
- a CDS encoding MbcA/ParS/Xre antitoxin family protein has protein sequence MVTSALRDTRLQAFNRVLAATPDAVESAVLHNQLVGETSLDAVLGNLAGLLGIGKVDALNVLGVSRSRKSRNPVMNVALLDRAYSALDIYARVASLIGTEHTPNWFQTPKQTLDGARPIDLLETRVGLAKLTGVVTALEDGSFL, from the coding sequence ATGGTAACCTCTGCGCTGAGAGACACGAGACTTCAAGCGTTCAACCGAGTGCTCGCTGCCACCCCTGACGCCGTCGAAAGCGCCGTCTTGCACAACCAGCTCGTGGGGGAAACGTCGCTCGATGCGGTTTTGGGCAACCTCGCCGGGCTGCTGGGTATTGGCAAGGTAGACGCGCTCAACGTGCTCGGCGTCAGCCGTTCTCGCAAGAGCCGCAACCCGGTCATGAACGTCGCGTTGCTCGACCGTGCCTATAGCGCCCTTGACATCTACGCGCGGGTCGCCAGCCTGATAGGCACCGAGCATACCCCGAACTGGTTCCAAACCCCCAAGCAGACCCTAGACGGCGCACGTCCCATCGACCTCCTCGAGACGCGGGTGGGTCTGGCTAAGCTGACAGGCGTGGTCACCGCGCTTGAAGACGGCTCCTTTCTTTGA